One part of the Marinitoga sp. 38H-ov genome encodes these proteins:
- a CDS encoding lysine 5,6-aminomutase subunit alpha: protein MSKLGLDFKKVEYARSLARKIAEDVQNFVDKRSTVSVERTICRLLGIDGIDEYEVPLPNIVVDHIKEKGLLQQGAAFLIGNAIIETGFTPQEIAEKISKGELDLSRIKVHSKEKANEAILPFVDSMIKRIQDNRRKRNEYLEKLGEGPQPYLYVIVATGNIYEDVIQAQAAARQGADIIAVIRTTGQSLLDFVPYGPTTEGFGGTMATQENFRIMRKALDEVGEEVGRYIRLVNYASGLCMPEISAMGAMERLDVMLNDALYGILFRDINMQRTIIDQYFSRVINGFSGIIINTGEDNYLTTADAYEEAHTVLTSDLINEQLALMAGIPEEQMGLGHAFEMNPDLTNGFLYELAQAQMIREIFPKAPLKYMPPTKYMTGNIFKGHVQDALFNVVSIWTKQGIQLLGMLTEAIHTPFMSDRYLSIENARYIFNNMKNIGDEIEFKKDGIIQKRAQQVLDESVQLLEKMVHDGLFVSLSKGTFANIKRPIDGGKGLDGVFEKGDNYFNPFINKMLEAERP from the coding sequence ATGAGTAAATTAGGTTTGGATTTTAAGAAAGTTGAATATGCAAGAAGTTTGGCTAGAAAAATAGCAGAAGATGTGCAAAATTTTGTAGATAAAAGATCTACCGTATCAGTTGAAAGAACTATTTGTAGATTACTAGGAATAGATGGAATAGATGAATATGAAGTGCCGCTACCTAATATTGTAGTTGATCATATAAAGGAAAAAGGATTATTACAACAAGGAGCAGCATTTTTAATAGGAAATGCAATAATTGAAACAGGGTTTACTCCTCAAGAAATAGCAGAAAAAATATCAAAAGGAGAATTGGATTTATCAAGAATTAAAGTACATTCAAAAGAAAAAGCAAATGAAGCTATTTTACCTTTTGTAGACAGTATGATTAAAAGGATTCAAGATAATAGAAGAAAAAGGAATGAGTATTTGGAAAAATTAGGTGAAGGTCCACAACCATATTTATATGTAATAGTAGCAACAGGTAATATATACGAAGATGTTATTCAAGCACAAGCTGCTGCAAGACAAGGTGCTGATATAATTGCGGTTATTAGAACTACAGGTCAAAGTTTATTAGATTTTGTTCCATATGGTCCAACAACTGAAGGTTTTGGTGGAACAATGGCTACACAAGAAAACTTTAGAATAATGAGAAAGGCTTTAGATGAGGTAGGAGAAGAAGTTGGAAGGTATATTAGACTTGTTAATTATGCTTCAGGTCTTTGTATGCCAGAAATCTCTGCAATGGGAGCTATGGAAAGATTAGATGTAATGCTTAATGATGCATTATATGGAATATTATTTAGAGATATAAATATGCAAAGAACTATTATTGACCAATATTTTTCAAGAGTTATAAATGGATTTTCTGGGATTATTATTAATACTGGGGAAGATAATTATTTAACTACAGCTGATGCATATGAAGAAGCACATACTGTTCTTACATCAGATTTAATTAATGAACAATTAGCTTTAATGGCAGGTATCCCAGAAGAACAAATGGGTTTAGGACATGCATTTGAAATGAATCCTGATCTAACAAATGGATTTTTATATGAATTAGCTCAGGCACAAATGATTAGAGAAATATTTCCTAAAGCACCATTAAAATATATGCCACCTACAAAATATATGACAGGAAATATTTTTAAAGGTCATGTGCAAGATGCATTATTTAATGTTGTATCTATATGGACAAAACAAGGAATTCAATTATTAGGTATGCTTACAGAAGCTATTCATACACCTTTTATGTCAGATAGATACTTGTCAATTGAAAATGCTAGATATATTTTCAATAATATGAAAAATATAGGAGATGAAATAGAATTTAAAAAAGATGGAATAATACAAAAAAGAGCTCAACAAGTATTAGATGAATCTGTTCAATTGTTGGAAAAAATGGTTCATGATGGATTATTTGTTTCATTGTCAAAAGGAACTTTTGCTAATATCAAAAGACCTATTGATGGTGGAAAAGGTTTAGATGGTGTATTTGAAAAAGGAGATAATTATTTTAATCCATTTATTAATAAAATGTTGGAGGCTGAAAGACCATGA